Proteins encoded within one genomic window of Triticum aestivum cultivar Chinese Spring chromosome 2D, IWGSC CS RefSeq v2.1, whole genome shotgun sequence:
- the LOC123052509 gene encoding putative cysteine-rich receptor-like protein kinase 20 → MKEAGMVGVLPCLLLLLFLKPRAIAAAAAAYSEYSCNGTTGNYTARDAFGANLARLTAELPADASTSPSLYASAAIGASPDKVFALALCRGDITDARTCSGCLDNAFTQLRALCAGERDATFFHDLCTLRYSGEDFLARPDDNNPVINAMDVNGSTYAAWDSRNATSRSFFLSLVGTLFGEMSMYGAYNSSVRRFASAVMYINPQLPTVYGLAQCTPDLSPGQCWHCFQGLQEQTRQWYDGREGGRIVGVRCNIRYEGYQFYDGMANVRIGTHGDSSSPTESNGSKHRQTLIIVLCVSVTVFCSMLVGCLLLIRRLRKGAGNTKLEQAHKRNNSKTEEALKLWKIEESSSEFTLYDFPELAAATDNFSEENKLGQGGFGPVYKGKFSDGAEVAVKRLAAQSGQGLVEFKNEIQLIAKLQHTNLVKLVGCCVQEEEKMLVYEYLPNRSLDFFIFDQERGPLLDWQKRRHIMEGIAQGLLYLHKHSRVRIIHRDMKASNILLDKDLNPKISDFGMARIFGSNMTEANTNRVVGTYGYMAPEYASEGLFSVKSDVFSFGVLLLEIVSGKRNSSGHGQHYGEFVNLLGYAWQLWRDGRAFELVDPTLGHCSEVADIMRCVKVALLCVQDNAMDRPTMTDVTAMLGNDGVPLPDPRRPPHFHLRVTSDDEEDGAGGSGTRTRSTHFTGSCSTNDVTISTIEEGR, encoded by the exons ATGAAAGAGGCCGGCATGGTTGGCGTCCtgccctgcctcctcctcctcctcttcctgaaGCCGCGCGccatcgctgccgccgccgccgcctactcGGAGTACTCGTGCAATGGCACCACCGGCAACTACACGGCGCGCGACGCCTTCGGGGCCAACCTCGCGCGCCTCACCGCCGAGCTCCCCGCCGACGCCTCCACCTCTCCGTCCCTCTACGCCTCGGCGGCCATCGGCGCCTCCCCTGACAAAGTCTTCGCCCTCGCGCTCTGCCGCGGCGACATCACGGACGCCAGGACGTGCTCCGGCTGCCTCGACAACGCGTTCACGCAGCTGCGGGCGCTCTGCGCCGGCGAGAGGGACGCCACGTTCTTCCACGACCTCTGCACCCTCCGCTACTCCGGCGAGGACTTCCTGGCGCGGCCGGACGACAACAACCCGGTCATCAACGCCATGGACGTGAACGGGTCGACGTACGCCGCGTGGGACAGCCGGAACGCCACGTCCCGGAGCTTCTTCCTGTCTCTGGTCGGCACGCTGTTCGGGGAGATGTCCATGTACGGCGCGTACAACTCGTCGGTGCGCCGGTTTGCCAGCGCCGTCATGTACATCAACCCGCAGCTGCCCACGGTGTACGGCCTGGCGCAGTGCACGCCGGACCTCTCCCCGGGGCAGTGCTGGCACTGCTTCCAGGGCCTCCAGGAGCAGACCCGCCAGTGGTACGACGGCCGCGAGGGCGGCCGCATCGTCGGCGTCCGTTGCAATATTCGCTATGAAGGCTACCAGTTCTACGACGGCATGGCCAACGTCAGGATCGGCACACACGGTGACTCATCTTCACCAACAGAAAGCAATG GAAGCAAGCACAGGCAGACCCTAATAATCGTTCTATGCGTGTCCGTTACGGTGTTCTGTTCTATGTTGGTTGGCTGCCTTCTGCTCATCAGAAGACTAAGAAAAGGAGCTG GAAACACGAAATTAGAACAAGCACATAAGAGGAACAACTCGAAGACAGAGGAGGCGCTGAAGCTGTGGAAGATCGAAGAGAGCAGCTCGGAGTTCACCTTGTACGACTTCCCTGAGCTCGCCGCTGCCACGGACAATTTCTCCGAAGAGAACAAGCTCGGACAAGGTGGCTTCGGTCCGGTTTACAAG GGAAAGTTTTCTGACGGGGCGGAGGTGGCGGTGAAGAGGCTGGCGGCGCAGTCCGGGCAGGGGCTTGTGGAGTTCAAGAACGAGATCCAGCTCATCGCCAAGCTGCAGCACACGAACCTCGTCAAGCTCGTGGGCTGCTGCGTGCAGGAGGAGGAGAAGATGCTGGTCTACGAGTACCTGCCCAACCGAAGCCTGGACTTCTTTATCTTCG ACCAGGAGCGAGGGCCCTTGCTGGACTGGCAGAAACGGCGGCACATAATGGAGGGGATCGCGCAGGGGCTCCTGTACCTGCACAAGCACTCCCGGGTGCGCATCATTCACCGGGACATGAAGGCCAGCAACATACTGCTGGACAAGGATCTCAACCCCAAGATCTCCGACTTCGGCATGGCCAGGATCTTCGGCTCCAACATGACGGAGGCCAACACCAACAGGGTGGTCGGCACCTA CGGTTACATGGCACCTGAGTATGCTTCGGAGGGCCTCTTCTCGGTCAAGTCTGACGTCTTCAGCTTCGGCGTGTTGCTGCTGGAGATAGTGAGCGGCAAGAGGAACAGCAGCGGCCACGGCCAGCACTACGGAGAAttcgtcaacctcctcggctac GCATGGCAGCTGTGGAGGGATGGGAGAGCGTTCGAGCTGGTCGACCCGACGCTGGGCCACTGCAGCGAGGTGGCGGACATCATGCGGTGCGTCAAGGTGGCGCTGCTTTGCGTGCAGGACAACGCCATGGACCGGCCGACGATGACGGACGTGACGGCGATGCTGGGCAACGACGGGGTGCCCCTGCCGGACCCGAGGCGGCCGCCGCATTTCCACCTCAGGGTCACcagcgacgatgaggaggacgGCGCCGGCGGGTCTGGGACGCGGACACGGTCCACGCACTTCACCGGATCGTGCAGCACCAACGACGTGACCATCAGCACCATCGAGGAAGGGAGGTGA